A genomic window from Candidatus Tumulicola sp. includes:
- the gyrA gene encoding DNA gyrase subunit A translates to MPSDRVLTVNIEDEMRSSYLDYAMSVIVARALPDVRDGLKPVHRRILYAMSQMGLNPDKPHRKCAGTVGEVLKNYHPHGDTSVYDALVRMAQDFSLRYPLIAGHGNFGSIDGDPPAAMRYTEARLAHLALEMLADIDRETVDFVPNYDSSSREPTLLPARLPNLLVNGSSGIAVGMATNIPPQNLTEICDALVAMIEDRDIKDNELLKIVTGPDFPTGALILGRDGIKQSYLTGRGSLLLRAKHEFEEIRGGRQAIIVTEIPFQVNKSRLLETIAEMVALKRTTGIADLRDESDRKGMRIVIELKRDVPAQLVLNQLYRHSPLQTSFGVNNVALVDGQPRTLTLRQMLDEYIRHRMIVVTRRTQYDLRKAKERAHILEGYRIALQNLDAIIKLIRASKTTEEAREGLMKKFELTEIQANAILDLRLQRLVELERLKIEEEYLALLKTIANLEEILRSERRRYAIIKDEIGALKKKFGDKRRTQIVEAEGEFAIEDLIPDSEVVITATSGGYIKRQSVDVFRSQNRGGRGISGLALKKEDVVRRLFSATTHQHVLFFTNRGRVHRLRAHEIPDASRQARGTALVNLLTLPPGETVSAVFPVRKLKTEEYLVMVTKKGYIKKTALSEFGNVRRSGLIAINLMPHDELLSVTLTGGKAELILATTGGYAIRFDEKTVRPMGRASRGVRAVRLGSRDLVQAMDAVSKDRREVLMITSKGYGKRTQIDRYRKTNRGGKGIKAFAKTSKNGEIVEQMLVKPDDDIMLISAHGVVIRTKVFQIRETGRSAQGVRVMKLDEGDSVIAAANIGRRAEEMEKISSVATDL, encoded by the coding sequence ATGCCCTCCGACCGGGTTCTGACGGTCAACATCGAGGACGAGATGCGCAGCTCGTACCTCGATTACGCCATGAGCGTGATCGTGGCGCGCGCGCTTCCGGACGTGCGTGACGGCCTCAAACCCGTCCATCGGCGCATCTTGTACGCCATGTCCCAGATGGGGCTGAACCCCGACAAACCCCATCGCAAGTGCGCCGGCACCGTGGGCGAGGTGCTGAAGAACTATCACCCCCACGGCGACACCTCGGTCTACGACGCGCTCGTGCGCATGGCGCAGGATTTCTCGTTGCGCTATCCCCTCATCGCAGGTCACGGCAACTTCGGATCGATCGACGGCGATCCGCCTGCGGCGATGCGCTACACCGAAGCGCGTCTCGCGCACTTGGCGCTGGAGATGCTGGCTGACATCGACCGCGAGACCGTTGATTTCGTCCCCAACTACGATTCCTCGTCGCGCGAGCCCACCTTGTTGCCCGCGCGCCTGCCGAATCTGTTGGTCAACGGCTCTTCGGGCATCGCCGTCGGCATGGCCACCAACATCCCGCCGCAGAATCTCACCGAGATCTGCGACGCGCTGGTCGCCATGATCGAAGATCGCGACATCAAAGACAACGAACTCTTGAAAATCGTGACCGGTCCGGATTTTCCGACCGGCGCACTCATCTTGGGACGCGACGGCATCAAGCAAAGCTACCTCACGGGACGCGGCTCGCTGCTTTTGCGCGCAAAGCACGAATTCGAAGAGATACGCGGCGGGCGCCAGGCCATCATCGTGACGGAGATCCCGTTCCAAGTCAACAAATCGCGGCTCTTGGAGACCATCGCCGAGATGGTCGCCTTGAAGCGCACCACCGGCATCGCCGATCTGCGCGACGAGAGCGATCGCAAGGGCATGCGCATCGTGATCGAGCTGAAGCGCGACGTGCCCGCGCAGCTCGTTTTGAACCAATTGTACCGGCATTCGCCGCTGCAGACCTCGTTCGGCGTCAACAACGTCGCCTTGGTCGACGGCCAGCCGCGCACGCTCACGCTGCGCCAGATGCTAGACGAGTATATCCGGCATCGCATGATCGTGGTCACGCGGCGCACGCAATACGATTTGCGCAAGGCCAAAGAGCGCGCGCATATCTTGGAAGGCTATCGCATCGCGCTTCAAAATCTCGATGCGATCATCAAGCTCATCCGCGCTTCGAAGACCACCGAAGAAGCGCGCGAAGGCTTGATGAAGAAGTTCGAGCTGACGGAGATCCAGGCCAACGCGATCCTCGACCTGCGCCTGCAGCGCCTTGTCGAACTCGAGCGCCTGAAGATCGAAGAGGAATACCTCGCCCTGCTCAAGACGATCGCCAATCTCGAGGAGATCCTGCGCAGCGAGCGGCGCCGCTACGCGATCATCAAAGACGAGATCGGCGCGCTGAAGAAAAAATTCGGCGACAAGCGGCGCACGCAGATCGTGGAAGCCGAGGGCGAATTCGCGATCGAGGACCTCATCCCGGACTCGGAAGTCGTCATCACCGCGACGTCAGGCGGCTACATAAAGCGTCAGAGCGTGGACGTGTTCCGCTCGCAGAACCGCGGCGGGCGCGGCATCTCCGGTCTGGCGCTGAAAAAGGAAGACGTCGTGCGGCGGCTGTTCTCAGCCACCACCCATCAGCACGTCCTCTTCTTCACGAATCGCGGACGCGTCCACAGGCTGCGGGCGCATGAGATTCCGGACGCCTCGCGCCAAGCGCGCGGCACGGCGCTGGTCAATCTTCTGACGTTGCCGCCGGGGGAAACCGTTTCTGCGGTGTTCCCCGTGCGCAAACTCAAGACCGAAGAATACTTGGTGATGGTCACCAAAAAAGGCTACATCAAGAAGACCGCGTTGTCGGAATTCGGCAACGTGCGCCGCTCGGGTCTCATCGCGATCAATCTCATGCCGCACGACGAGCTGTTGAGCGTCACGCTGACCGGCGGCAAGGCCGAGCTGATCCTCGCCACGACCGGTGGTTACGCGATCCGCTTCGACGAGAAGACGGTGCGGCCGATGGGCCGCGCCAGCCGCGGCGTGCGCGCCGTGCGTCTGGGCTCGCGCGATCTCGTACAAGCGATGGACGCGGTGAGCAAGGATCGGCGCGAGGTGCTGATGATCACGAGCAAAGGCTACGGCAAACGCACGCAGATCGATCGCTATCGGAAAACCAACCGCGGCGGCAAGGGCATCAAAGCGTTCGCCAAGACGTCGAAGAACGGCGAGATCGTCGAGCAGATGTTGGTCAAGCCCGACGACGACATCATGCTCATCTCGGCGCACGGTGTGGTCATCCGCACGAAGGTTTTCCAGATCCGCGAGACTGGGCGCTCTGCGCAGGGCGTGCGGGTCATGAAGTTGGACGAAGGCGACAGCGTGATCGCGGCGGCCAATATCGGCCGGCGCGCTGAAGAAATGGAAAAGATCTCAAGCGTAGCCACGGACCTTTAG
- a CDS encoding carboxypeptidase-like regulatory domain-containing protein, with protein MKRLFVALVFSLFVFAQTPPVSADMTGGIRGTVVNWTGPWAGAEVRVIWPERSMAARTNGRGEFAILGLQPGISTVEVWSIGYPTIIANVLVCEDATRPLHLVLAHVPPQREPPCPEGLLCTYYTVELPPPPIKDLRC; from the coding sequence ATGAAGCGCCTATTCGTGGCGTTGGTTTTCTCCCTCTTCGTTTTTGCTCAGACCCCGCCGGTTAGCGCCGATATGACCGGCGGCATCCGCGGCACGGTCGTGAACTGGACGGGACCGTGGGCAGGGGCAGAGGTGCGGGTCATCTGGCCCGAACGGAGCATGGCGGCGAGAACAAACGGTCGCGGTGAGTTCGCGATTCTTGGTCTGCAACCCGGAATCAGCACGGTAGAAGTCTGGTCGATTGGTTATCCGACCATCATTGCCAACGTCCTCGTTTGCGAAGACGCCACGCGGCCTCTTCACCTTGTCCTCGCTCACGTGCCGCCCCAACGGGAACCCCCGTGCCCCGAAGGTTTGCTCTGTACTTACTACACGGTAGAGCTGCCGCCGCCGCCTATCAAGGACTTGCGCTGTTGA
- a CDS encoding metallophosphoesterase, producing MRLHVMSDLHLEKAPIEPFSVRGDVLVLAGDIDTRPGSLRDFLKTFPGDLPVITILGNHEFDCRVFSEVLPMYREALAPLPNVHLLENQSVEVGGVTFLGCTLWSDMARGAEAPAIARLLQYFEMKEITVPDLMDYHQHSVDWLRASYPKGKRAVVVTHMAPSLRSVKPRYAGSPINGFFASDLEPLIAELGPPLWIHGHMHDAMDYEVGATRIVCNPRGYPEENPRWTPDGVLVDVPD from the coding sequence ATGAGACTCCACGTCATGTCGGATCTGCATCTTGAAAAGGCTCCCATCGAGCCTTTTTCCGTTCGTGGCGACGTGTTGGTGCTCGCCGGCGATATCGACACGCGGCCCGGCAGCCTGCGCGATTTCCTCAAAACATTTCCGGGCGACCTACCTGTGATCACAATTCTTGGCAATCACGAGTTCGACTGCCGCGTGTTTTCCGAAGTGCTGCCGATGTACCGCGAGGCGCTCGCGCCGTTGCCAAACGTTCACCTGCTTGAGAATCAAAGCGTCGAAGTCGGCGGCGTGACCTTCCTCGGCTGCACGTTATGGAGCGACATGGCGCGTGGCGCGGAAGCGCCGGCGATTGCGCGATTGCTCCAGTATTTCGAGATGAAAGAAATAACGGTGCCGGACTTGATGGACTACCATCAGCACAGCGTCGATTGGCTGCGAGCTTCCTACCCGAAAGGAAAACGTGCGGTGGTCGTCACCCATATGGCGCCGTCGTTGCGAAGCGTCAAGCCGCGCTATGCGGGGTCGCCGATCAACGGCTTCTTCGCATCCGACCTCGAGCCGCTTATCGCCGAGCTCGGCCCGCCGCTGTGGATCCATGGACACATGCATGACGCGATGGATTACGAGGTCGGCGCGACGCGCATCGTCTGCAATCCGCGCGGGTATCCGGAAGAGAATCCGCGCTGGACGCCGGATGGCGTGCTGGTGGACGTGCCGGACTAA
- the trxA gene encoding thioredoxin: MSQVPAVSQATFDSEVLKSSSPVLVDFWATWCGPCKMVAPVVDKIAEQYKGRLKVVKVDTDENPNVAVQYDVHGIPCLILFKSGEPVDRIVGYVPEKHLATMLEKHLAAA, translated from the coding sequence TTGAGTCAAGTCCCAGCCGTCAGCCAAGCCACGTTCGATTCCGAGGTGCTCAAGTCGAGCAGCCCGGTACTGGTCGACTTTTGGGCCACGTGGTGCGGGCCGTGTAAAATGGTCGCGCCGGTGGTCGACAAGATCGCAGAGCAATACAAGGGCCGGCTAAAAGTCGTCAAAGTCGATACGGATGAGAATCCCAACGTCGCCGTGCAGTATGATGTCCACGGCATTCCCTGTCTCATCCTGTTCAAGTCGGGTGAGCCGGTAGACCGGATCGTCGGCTACGTGCCCGAGAAGCATCTCGCGACGATGCTGGAAAAACACCTCGCCGCCGCGTAG
- the rimI gene encoding ribosomal protein S18-alanine N-acetyltransferase, whose product MKSLPRTLDIEPMSLEHIPDVLRVENLCFVTTWPRNAFLNELTENKLAHYFVGRADDKIIAYGGLWVILEDAHITTVAVEPDYQRHRYGERMLIRLLEESIERGASWITLEVRESNVAAQRLYKKYGFSIVNTRRGYYSDNDENALVMWAGNLKGAIYRNRLNTLKASLD is encoded by the coding sequence ATGAAATCGCTCCCGCGAACGCTGGACATCGAACCCATGAGTCTCGAACACATCCCGGACGTTCTGCGGGTCGAGAACCTGTGTTTCGTCACCACCTGGCCGCGCAACGCCTTCCTCAACGAACTGACCGAGAACAAACTGGCGCACTATTTCGTGGGCCGGGCGGACGACAAGATCATCGCCTACGGCGGTTTGTGGGTCATCCTCGAAGATGCGCATATCACCACCGTCGCGGTCGAGCCGGACTATCAGCGCCACCGATACGGCGAGCGCATGCTGATCCGGCTGCTCGAGGAATCGATCGAACGCGGGGCGTCCTGGATCACGCTCGAAGTGCGCGAGTCGAACGTCGCGGCGCAGCGCCTGTATAAGAAGTATGGCTTCAGCATCGTGAACACGCGGCGCGGCTACTATTCGGACAACGATGAGAACGCGCTCGTGATGTGGGCCGGCAACCTCAAAGGCGCGATCTACCGCAATCGCTTGAACACGCTGAAAGCGAGTCTCGACTGA
- the tsaB gene encoding tRNA (adenosine(37)-N6)-threonylcarbamoyltransferase complex dimerization subunit type 1 TsaB, producing MNRANAVLGISTSGPVEAAILDGARAFVGATKEQALASLLGCVERVLRDAGMSLDRVALIAVCVGPGSFTGLRIGVAFAKSLAQARDIPLVGVSAYDVAQAGHEPTHTGVALVAGKRGFYYARLRAHKNAPFDFVRGDRTAMAEAIRVAAGTGDAPVTLYGEMPGSVDAPHVVGSSFAQRPPGDRAREVAKLGLQARKAGASGDWRTLEIDYGQAPYVP from the coding sequence ATGAACCGCGCAAATGCGGTGCTCGGCATCTCCACGTCAGGGCCCGTCGAAGCGGCCATCCTGGACGGCGCTCGCGCGTTTGTGGGCGCAACCAAAGAGCAGGCGCTGGCATCGCTGCTCGGCTGCGTGGAGCGCGTCTTGCGCGACGCCGGCATGTCTCTTGACAGGGTTGCGCTTATCGCGGTGTGCGTGGGCCCGGGATCCTTCACCGGTCTGCGCATCGGCGTCGCGTTCGCCAAATCGCTCGCGCAAGCGCGCGACATCCCGCTCGTCGGCGTGTCCGCTTACGATGTCGCGCAAGCCGGGCACGAGCCGACCCACACCGGCGTAGCTCTTGTGGCGGGAAAGCGCGGTTTCTACTACGCTCGCTTGCGTGCCCACAAGAACGCACCGTTCGATTTCGTGCGCGGCGACAGAACGGCGATGGCCGAGGCGATTCGCGTCGCCGCAGGAACGGGCGACGCGCCGGTGACGCTGTACGGCGAGATGCCCGGCAGCGTGGATGCACCGCACGTCGTGGGCAGCAGTTTTGCGCAGCGGCCGCCGGGAGATCGCGCGCGCGAGGTGGCCAAACTCGGCTTGCAAGCGCGCAAGGCGGGGGCGTCGGGCGACTGGCGCACGCTGGAGATCGACTACGGGCAGGCGCCCTACGTGCCGTAG
- the selB gene encoding selenocysteine-specific translation elongation factor encodes MHIIGTAGHVDHGKSSLVIALTGHNPDRFIEERERGMTLDLGFAPLRFDDGVEAGIIDVPGHERFLHNMLAGAAGMELLLLVVDAAEGPRPQTLEHLHILNVLNVKSAIIVLTKRDLVGPDELEIAGALTREVCSNTFAHSAPVIAVSNTTGEGIEDLKRAIHDALVSLPPRDPAAPAYLPVDRVFAMPGHGTVVTGTLMQGTIKTGDTLALQPSGLAARVRSIQVFGKKVDAVSGGSRAALNLPGIGVSDIHRGEALVAPREFKPSSSLAVDFTPLLGAEKLLKRRTPVRAHIGSAEIPGSLIFDAGVPSAAQTARARLALSRPAVFYPGSRLVLRRLSPKNLLGGAVAVADVADGVDAVDIAADEGASPLLRALRAGGLAPVELSRLAAASNLVLEAAKAEIERLIEDGRAIALQKPVAYLSRDAFDGAFELVARWLADIHRDKAWLAGATSQEMARSLGVDEKLMARLLDAWQHDGRVVQGGRYWRLPSFTPSLTREQRSFFSTALAADPANPLVPHSHDGLAVQLAAAKIAALDEALESLYAAGALIRIGDDVYRREQIDRARRLLEQTLVRGVSATMAQVRDALGTSRKYALPLMEYFDGIGLTIRDGDLRRLRHGDPGAKAPALHEK; translated from the coding sequence ATGCACATCATAGGCACGGCCGGGCACGTCGATCACGGCAAGAGTTCGCTCGTCATCGCACTGACGGGGCATAATCCCGACCGCTTCATCGAAGAGCGCGAGCGCGGCATGACCCTCGATCTCGGCTTCGCTCCGTTGCGTTTCGACGATGGCGTTGAGGCCGGCATCATCGACGTGCCCGGGCACGAGCGCTTCCTTCACAACATGCTTGCGGGCGCCGCCGGCATGGAGCTGCTGCTGCTGGTCGTCGACGCCGCCGAGGGCCCGCGACCGCAGACGCTGGAGCATCTCCACATCCTCAACGTCCTCAACGTGAAGAGCGCGATCATCGTGTTGACCAAACGCGACCTCGTGGGGCCGGACGAACTCGAGATCGCAGGCGCGCTCACGCGCGAGGTCTGTTCGAATACGTTTGCCCACAGCGCTCCGGTCATCGCCGTCTCGAACACGACCGGCGAAGGCATCGAGGACTTGAAGCGCGCCATCCACGACGCGCTGGTCTCCTTGCCTCCGCGCGACCCGGCGGCGCCCGCTTATCTTCCGGTGGATCGCGTCTTTGCGATGCCCGGCCACGGCACCGTCGTCACGGGCACGCTGATGCAAGGCACGATCAAAACAGGTGACACGCTCGCATTGCAACCGAGCGGCCTCGCGGCTCGGGTTCGCAGCATCCAGGTGTTCGGCAAAAAAGTCGATGCGGTCAGCGGCGGGTCGCGTGCCGCGCTCAATCTTCCGGGCATCGGCGTGTCGGACATCCACCGCGGCGAGGCGCTTGTCGCGCCGCGCGAGTTCAAGCCTTCCAGCAGCCTCGCGGTGGATTTCACGCCCCTGCTCGGTGCTGAGAAACTCTTGAAGCGGCGCACGCCGGTGCGCGCTCACATCGGCTCCGCGGAGATCCCCGGCTCGCTCATCTTCGATGCCGGCGTTCCGTCCGCTGCACAGACGGCGCGCGCGCGGCTCGCGCTGTCACGCCCGGCGGTGTTCTATCCGGGAAGCCGGCTCGTGCTGCGCAGGCTGAGTCCGAAGAATCTGCTCGGCGGAGCGGTGGCAGTCGCCGATGTGGCCGACGGAGTTGATGCAGTCGACATCGCGGCCGACGAGGGCGCGTCTCCCTTGCTGCGAGCGCTGCGAGCCGGCGGCCTCGCACCGGTTGAGCTTAGCAGACTCGCTGCCGCGTCGAACCTGGTCCTCGAAGCGGCCAAGGCGGAAATCGAGCGGCTGATCGAGGACGGCCGCGCGATCGCGCTGCAGAAGCCGGTGGCGTACCTTTCGCGCGATGCCTTTGACGGCGCGTTTGAACTCGTTGCGCGCTGGCTCGCCGACATCCATCGAGACAAAGCGTGGCTCGCTGGGGCGACATCGCAGGAAATGGCGCGATCGCTCGGTGTGGACGAGAAGTTGATGGCGCGCCTGCTCGACGCTTGGCAGCATGACGGGCGGGTCGTCCAAGGCGGCCGCTACTGGCGTTTGCCCAGCTTCACGCCGTCGCTCACGCGCGAGCAGCGCTCTTTCTTCAGCACCGCGCTCGCAGCGGATCCTGCAAATCCGCTGGTGCCGCATTCGCACGACGGTTTAGCCGTCCAGCTAGCGGCCGCCAAGATAGCGGCACTCGATGAAGCCCTCGAGTCGCTCTATGCGGCGGGCGCGCTCATCCGCATCGGCGATGACGTGTATCGCCGCGAGCAGATCGATAGAGCGCGCAGGCTGCTGGAACAGACGTTGGTGCGCGGCGTAAGCGCGACGATGGCCCAAGTGCGCGATGCACTTGGAACGTCGCGCAAGTACGCGCTGCCGCTCATGGAATATTTCGACGGCATAGGCCTGACCATTCGCGACGGCGATCTGCGGCGTTTGCGGCACGGGGACCCCGGGGCTAAAGCCCCGGCACTACATGAGAAGTAA
- the selA gene encoding L-seryl-tRNA(Sec) selenium transferase, giving the protein MRDIPAVHRFTTDPSIAAYESVLGRSAVKSRVHDVLEEARSSGDSAPAFEALRDRMLSRLAVAQAQGLVSVINGTGVLLHTNFGRAPLAAAALQEVSRLGAGYTNLEYDLQLGERGSRHDRVASQLRELSGAQAALVVNNCAAAVLLVLDTFARGREVVVSRGQLIEIGGGFRLPEVLAKSGAALVEVGTTNKTYARDFRNAWNANTAMFMRSHQSNFRMSGFVADVDPAALAALAKELDVLSFEDLGSGALVDLQSFGLPHEPTVAEEIAAGLDLVAVSGDKLLGGPQCGIIAGRADLIDALKRNPLLRALRVDKMTLAALGATLAAYLEPERLTELPLFAMLAQSAEHLRARADALCAELKRRVSDARITVLSTTSTTGGGTLPDAALPSAGIGIEKPAAGPDALAQSLRRASPPVIGRIEGPKLVIDLRTVREAEEPQLLQTLVGALSSRT; this is encoded by the coding sequence ATGCGCGACATCCCCGCCGTTCACCGTTTCACAACCGATCCTTCGATCGCCGCATATGAGTCCGTCCTAGGACGCTCGGCGGTAAAGTCACGGGTGCACGACGTGCTCGAGGAGGCGCGCTCCTCGGGCGATAGTGCACCAGCCTTCGAAGCGTTGCGCGATCGAATGCTGTCGCGCTTGGCCGTAGCTCAGGCCCAAGGGCTCGTCTCGGTGATCAACGGCACCGGGGTTCTGTTGCATACGAACTTCGGGCGCGCGCCGCTGGCCGCTGCCGCGTTGCAAGAAGTGTCGCGCCTCGGCGCCGGCTACACCAACCTCGAATACGATCTGCAACTCGGCGAGCGCGGCAGCCGGCACGACCGCGTCGCCTCGCAGCTGCGAGAACTCAGCGGAGCGCAGGCCGCTCTCGTGGTGAACAACTGCGCGGCTGCGGTGCTGCTCGTGCTCGATACGTTCGCACGCGGACGCGAGGTCGTCGTGAGCCGCGGCCAGCTCATCGAGATCGGCGGTGGATTCCGCCTGCCCGAAGTGCTGGCCAAGAGCGGCGCCGCGCTTGTCGAAGTCGGCACCACCAATAAGACCTATGCGCGTGATTTTCGCAATGCGTGGAATGCGAACACCGCGATGTTCATGCGCAGCCATCAGAGCAATTTCCGCATGAGCGGCTTCGTCGCTGATGTGGATCCCGCGGCGCTGGCAGCCCTGGCCAAGGAACTCGACGTGCTCTCGTTTGAGGACCTCGGCAGCGGCGCGCTCGTGGACTTGCAGAGTTTTGGCCTTCCTCACGAGCCGACCGTAGCTGAAGAGATCGCCGCGGGTCTCGATCTCGTCGCCGTGTCGGGCGACAAGTTGCTTGGCGGACCGCAATGCGGCATCATCGCGGGCAGAGCCGATCTCATCGACGCGCTGAAACGCAATCCGCTCCTGCGAGCGCTGCGCGTGGACAAGATGACGCTCGCTGCGTTGGGCGCGACGCTTGCGGCGTACCTCGAGCCCGAGCGGCTTACCGAGCTGCCGCTTTTCGCGATGCTCGCGCAAAGTGCCGAGCACCTGCGCGCTCGCGCTGACGCGCTGTGCGCCGAACTCAAACGCCGCGTTTCCGACGCGCGCATCACCGTGCTTTCCACGACCTCGACCACCGGAGGTGGTACCCTGCCCGATGCAGCGCTGCCATCCGCGGGCATCGGTATTGAGAAGCCGGCGGCCGGACCTGATGCGCTGGCGCAATCGCTACGGCGCGCGAGCCCACCCGTCATCGGGCGCATAGAAGGACCGAAACTCGTCATCGATCTGCGCACGGTCCGAGAGGCGGAGGAGCCGCAGCTCCTCCAGACGCTGGTAGGGGCGCTAAGCAGCAGGACCTGA
- the tsaE gene encoding tRNA (adenosine(37)-N6)-threonylcarbamoyltransferase complex ATPase subunit type 1 TsaE, protein MASFTSALPTASYTERLGARLAAASPRGLTILLRGPLGAGKTTLVEGFVEAIGAGHAASPSFVLAHSYPDGRIPVWHLDLFRIVEQRDIDDLDLSQYFSEDAVTLIEWPDNAEGAWPPDRVEIDLSIDGEARVAKVTGFGTGAPIVDALAAESAG, encoded by the coding sequence ATGGCATCGTTCACCAGCGCGCTACCGACCGCGTCCTATACCGAGCGGCTCGGAGCCCGGCTCGCCGCAGCCAGCCCCCGAGGCCTCACGATCTTGCTGCGCGGGCCGCTCGGCGCCGGAAAGACGACGCTGGTCGAGGGCTTCGTCGAGGCCATCGGCGCGGGTCACGCGGCCAGCCCAAGCTTCGTCTTGGCGCACTCGTACCCAGACGGCCGCATACCGGTCTGGCATCTTGACCTTTTTCGCATCGTCGAACAGCGCGACATCGACGATCTGGACCTTTCCCAGTACTTCTCGGAAGACGCCGTGACGTTGATCGAATGGCCTGACAACGCCGAGGGAGCATGGCCGCCTGATCGCGTCGAGATCGATTTGAGCATCGACGGCGAGGCCCGGGTGGCGAAAGTAACCGGCTTCGGCACGGGCGCACCCATCGTCGACGCCCTTGCAGCGGAGAGCGCAGGATGA
- a CDS encoding toll/interleukin-1 receptor domain-containing protein yields MNDSIPPTPVHTSPLVFICHSSSDKDRFVRRLEAGLRSRHVKTIFDERDFTLEYSLPDAMFEKGIGAATAVVMVLSRASLRSPYVAAEQEAAVMRRIEERVPILLLILDNLSSAEIPMSLRSLIRVYVNADDDTSVESAIAKTANSALGVSFEQELGPPPPWITAPLPALTSEPLDAALLGVAVAAALKGDAESFVARESYFAEAQGFERSKGDAEDSILELRRLGWLEDYNWYGAGRVARQYRATRQGISRWLTGTDPSYEERLRIIGASLVNDGCRSNFEAQRKTGYDLPLINHYFDELEARGLIEIRPVAAGGMRPAKATAALRRFLKQ; encoded by the coding sequence ATGAACGACTCCATCCCGCCAACGCCCGTCCATACGTCGCCCCTTGTATTTATCTGCCACAGCTCATCGGATAAGGATCGCTTTGTGCGACGTCTCGAAGCGGGACTGCGCTCAAGGCACGTTAAGACCATTTTTGACGAGCGCGATTTCACCCTCGAATATTCGCTGCCAGATGCGATGTTTGAGAAGGGCATCGGCGCGGCAACGGCAGTTGTCATGGTCTTGTCTCGTGCTAGCCTTCGAAGTCCGTACGTTGCCGCCGAGCAGGAGGCGGCGGTAATGCGACGCATAGAGGAACGCGTCCCAATTCTGCTTCTCATTCTCGACAATCTTTCGAGTGCGGAAATTCCCATGTCGTTGCGCTCGCTTATCCGTGTTTACGTGAACGCAGACGACGATACTTCAGTAGAAAGCGCGATTGCAAAGACGGCGAACAGCGCCCTTGGCGTGTCGTTCGAGCAAGAACTGGGCCCGCCACCGCCGTGGATTACCGCCCCGCTTCCGGCTCTCACTAGTGAACCGCTTGACGCCGCCTTGCTTGGCGTCGCGGTGGCCGCGGCTCTAAAGGGCGATGCCGAATCGTTTGTAGCGCGAGAATCTTACTTCGCAGAAGCTCAGGGATTTGAACGCAGCAAAGGAGATGCGGAAGACAGCATTCTCGAGCTTCGCCGCTTGGGCTGGCTCGAGGACTACAACTGGTACGGAGCGGGCCGAGTCGCACGCCAGTACCGAGCGACCCGACAAGGAATCAGTAGGTGGCTCACCGGCACGGATCCGAGTTACGAAGAACGGCTTCGCATCATCGGCGCCTCGTTAGTCAACGACGGATGCCGCAGCAATTTTGAGGCCCAAAGGAAGACAGGTTATGACCTGCCATTGATCAACCACTATTTCGATGAGCTTGAGGCGCGCGGCCTTATTGAAATTCGGCCCGTCGCAGCTGGTGGAATGCGGCCGGCCAAGGCAACTGCGGCCCTTCGCCGCTTCTTGAAGCAATGA
- a CDS encoding PIN domain-containing protein: protein MAVKRVYWDSCAWIGLIRGEADKVIACQYVLDEAKAGRIQIWTSALTIAEVYKVKCGGAQTALPADKEQAFLDLLSQDFVVRVAVTVEIATFARALLRQYLNKPNDAIHLATAALNNLDEFHTYDKNDILPLDGKIKRVDGELLKVKRPPEPPPGTALPMFDDKKKASDAAT from the coding sequence TTGGCCGTTAAGCGAGTCTATTGGGATTCGTGCGCCTGGATCGGCCTCATTCGCGGTGAGGCCGATAAGGTTATCGCGTGTCAGTACGTCTTGGATGAAGCTAAAGCCGGACGCATTCAGATATGGACCTCGGCGCTGACTATCGCCGAAGTCTACAAGGTGAAGTGCGGAGGAGCGCAGACCGCGTTGCCGGCAGATAAGGAACAAGCCTTCCTGGACTTACTTTCTCAGGACTTTGTTGTACGGGTTGCGGTCACGGTGGAGATCGCCACGTTCGCTCGCGCGCTCTTGCGACAATACCTCAACAAGCCGAACGACGCGATTCACCTTGCGACGGCTGCCCTCAACAATCTCGACGAATTTCATACCTACGATAAAAACGACATTCTCCCGCTCGATGGTAAGATCAAGCGGGTAGACGGCGAGCTATTGAAGGTCAAGCGCCCACCCGAACCGCCGCCCGGCACGGCGTTGCCGATGTTCGACGATAAGAAGAAGGCGTCCGATGCGGCGACGTAA